In one Cervus elaphus chromosome 9, mCerEla1.1, whole genome shotgun sequence genomic region, the following are encoded:
- the GRPEL2 gene encoding grpE protein homolog 2, mitochondrial encodes MAARLLWAVRRQMQPLASHAASEGRGWLHPFSTATQRTAGEDCNSEDPPDELGPSLAERALKLKAVKLEKEVQDLTVRYQRAVADSENIRRRTQRCVEDAKIFGIQSFCKDLVEVADILEKTTECISEETEPADQKLTLEKIFRGLSLLEAKLKSVFAKHGLEKMTPIGDKYDPHEHELICHVPAGVGVQPGTVAFVRQDGYKLHGRTIRLARVEVAVESQRRL; translated from the exons AtggccgccaggctcctgtgggcGGTCCGGCGGCAGATGCAGCCCCTGGCCTCGCATGCCGCGTCCGAGGGCAG GGGATGGCTGCATCCTTTCAGCACTGCCACTCAGAGAACCGCTGGTGAAGACTGCAATTCTGAGGACCCCCCTGATGAACTGGGACCCTCTCTTGCAGAACGCGCcttaaagctaaaagctgttaaactggagaaggaagtccAAGATTTAACA GTGAGATACCAGAGAGCTGTAGCTGACAGTGAAAATATAAGAAGGCGAACCCAGAGATGTGTAGAAGATGCCAAGATATTTG GAATTCAGAGTTTCTGTAAGGATTTGGTGGAGGTTGCAGACATTTTGGAGAAGACTACAGAGTGTATTTCTGAAGAAACAGAGCCTGCAGACCAGAAGCTTACTCTGGAGAAGATCTTCCGAGGATTGTCACTTTTAGAAGCAAAGCTGAAAAGTGTGTTCGCCAAACACGGCCTGGAGAAGATGACACCCATCGGTGACAAATACGACCCTCATGAGCATGAACTCATTTGTCACGTGCCAGCTGGTGTTGGGGTGCAGCCTGGCACCGTGGCATTTGTAAGGCAAGACGGCTACAAGCTTCATGGCCGCACCATTAGACTTGCCCGGGTTGAAGTGGCAGTAGAGTCTCAGAGAAGACTGTGA